In Tenebrio molitor chromosome 1, icTenMoli1.1, whole genome shotgun sequence, the sequence TCTAATTACAATGTTATACTTAATGTTAGACAATGATATGGTTATAATACAATAATGATACAATAgaaaggagaaaaaaaaacaaagctgAATACAATGGAAGTTAAATAACGTTTGATGGTTAACAGTGAACTTATGCTAGGTGAAACAAAAACTTATATACTAAGTGAAGCAGATGGGGCCGGGGGGGTACAGATGGTGTCCTGGGCGTCCTTGAGGTTCCTTTGGGTGGATGGTTCTGCTACTGGATTGTTCTTTTTATCTTCTGGGTCCTGTTGTTCAGTATCTGGAATGGAGAAAGAAGAGCAGAAAGAGAACAAGGAGGGTTAGAAGGGCTTACCGGGGTAGATGTCCTGAGTCCCGGTAGTCCTGGTATCGTCGACGGCTACCGCATGGTCAAGGGGGTTGAGTCCACAAGCTCCTGGAGGTCATCTGGTAGGTCGGTGTAGGCTGGTGAGAGTAGAGCTGTTGGGGGGTGTTTTAGCTTGCGCTTTGGAATTTTCGGGATTCTGTTGAGGAGGCGGCGGCCGTCTCGTGACGGGTATTTAAACGAGGTGGACAAGGTTTGGATGGCGAGGGCGTTGTTGCAGTTCAGGGTGCGTGTCACGAAGCGGCTCTGGAGTTCTTTGAGGCGGGATTGGATCGGGATTGTGTTGGTTTCCTGGTGGAGGTTGTCGGAGGGGAACCTGTCGGGGAGACGAAAGATCCTGCGGAGCATTCTTCTCTCGCAGGCGGAGATTTGGTGGAGGAGGGCTGGGTATAGGGTGGCGTAGATGGGGGCACGGTATTCGATGACGGGACGGATGTAGGATTTGTAGGTGTGGTACAGGGTTTTCGAATCGCACCCACGGATGCGCCCTCGAATGCTGTACAGGAGGTTGGCTCGGTTGCGGGATTTTTTGAGGGTTTCTTTGACGTCCTGGTGGAGGGtgcaatttttggaaaaggtGACGCCGAGGTAGCGGATGTGTTGAAGTTTGGGGATGGCCTGGTTGTAGTAGGTTGTAGTAGGAGATGGGGGGCTTGGTGGCGGGACCTGGCTCCGGAGTAGGACATTAAGATGGACTGGGATTTGAGCGGGTTTGGCTTGATTCTCCAGGTGTTTGTCCAGGTGGCCCTGTAGGATCTTGGCGGCGATCGCGGGGTTTCTCTGGCTTGTCCACACGGCGGTGTCGTCGGCGAAGAGTCTGGTCTTCGTCCGGGGGGCATCTGTAACAGGAAAATCTCTGCAGTATACAATGTAGAGAAGGGGGGAAAGGATGGAGCCCTGAGGGACCCTTGCTTGAAGAGCGATCTGGCGGGACTTAATGTTTTGGATTTTGACGCTGCAGGTACGATTTGAGAGAAAGGAGTCGATGAGTTGGATGAAGTTGGGGTTTATTGGGATTTTTATGAGTTTTTGGACCAGCCCGTCGTGCCAGACCCGGTCGAAGGCCCTCTCTATGTCCAAAAAGACGGCAAGAGTGTGCTCCTTTAGAATGGCATGTCGGGTGGTGTCCGTGTGAAACTCAAGGATGGGGTTGATGGTGGAGCGTTCGGAACTAAATCCGAACTGCTCCGGTGGGAGGAGGTTGTTGATCTCTaggaaattttttaggcgGGTTGAGAGGATTTTCTCAAAAACCTTCCCTGCAATGTTCAGGAGGGAAATGGAGCGGTATGAAAGGGGGTTGGTTGGGTCTTTTCCCGGTTTGGGGATCATGACCGTGGTGGCATGTTTCCAGGCCGGGGGGAAATGGTGGACGCGCATGCAATTATTAAAGATAACTGTCAGGGCAACAATGGCAATCCGAGGGAGGTTTTTAAATATGGGGGCTTTAAGTTTGACCGGGCCCCGGGGCCTTTTTGCTCTTCAACTGCCTGATGTGCGCTTCCACCTCGTCCGGAAGAACCTCGACGACGAGAGAGTCGTCTTCCGGGAGAAGGCGGAGGGGGTTTGCGACGGAAGTTGTTGACGCTTCTTATCACTTGCGCGAAAAAAGCGTCGTCGAAGTGGGGGTCGTTGGGGACTTGGTGGATTTGTTCAAGGGTTTCGGCGAAGCAATTTGCTTTTTCAAGGGGGGTGTTTATGATTGCGTTGTTCCGAACGAGGTGGTGGACAGTGGTGGTTTTCTGTCCTGTCAGAGTTTGGAATTGAGTCCAGAACTTCTTCCCGTTCCGGTAGTCGAGGAGTCGACAAGAGTCGATCCACTGCTCCTCACGGAAACGGAGGAAACAAGAAGGGGACGAAGTTTTCTGTTGAGAGGATGTGATCTGTGATGGAACAACCTGTGTGACTTAAAAAAGTGGGATCGGTGTTGTGCAGACGGCACAGCGGAAGAGTGATTATAAGGGAGTTCAGTGGCCTGCCGTTGGGGTTCGTTTGGGTGTCACCGAAGTCTGTGTGACGAGCGTTAAAATCTCCGAGAACGATTGCAAAGTTATGTTGGGCCGCGTAGCGAAGCAGATCAGCGGAAACTCTGTATTGGGGGCGGTTGTAGTAGTTGATGATTAGGATGGACATGGAAAAAAAAAGGGGGGGGGAGCTTGGGGGCCACTTCACTGGTCGAAAGTGAGGTGGATTTTGTGTCCGGAGTGGGACACTTTGGTCACGACGTTGAAAACCGATTTGGAAGTGTTTTCGAGGATGGTTTGAATTTTCGACCGCTGCATGGGGAAGAAGTCGAACAGAGTCTTGGTCATGAAGGTGATCAAGCTCTTGATGATGGTGATGGTGGTGTCGTTTTCGAGGTCCGAATCGGAGTCGGTCGGTTCGGCGATCGCGGTCGGGGGGTCGATGATTTTGACGGGGAGAACGGGAGTTTCATCAGTCACTAGGATCTGTTTGAAACTCGGGCACGCGCGCGACCATGCAGGGTGGGGGCCGTTGCAAGAGGAGCAAGAGAGCTCTTTCGCGGGGCATCGGTTTGGCGGGTGGCTTTCGGGGCATTTGGGACAGATGGCTTTGTTGGTGCATTCGGCCTGACCGTGGCCGAACTGAAAACACCTGGGGCACCGCAACGGTGTGGGGGTGTGGGGGTGGGGGGGTGTGAGGTCTCGCACTCGAAGGTGCGGCCGTAAAGAACGATACCGTTGATTAGCATGTAATCAACGGTATGCTTGTCGGTCGACAGAACGCGGATGAAGGAGGTGGGGCGATTAGATTTCCTGGAGACGATTCTCCAGGCCTTCACTATCGACAGTGAAGGGCAGAGGGTGGCGATCTCCTCGGCGGAGATATCTTGGGGGACGCCGCGGACGACCACTGAGAAGGTGGGTTTTTTGGGGGCAGACGCGGGTCCGGGTTTTCCGATTTATGGGGGCGATGGTGATCGTTGGGCTGTTCGCGGCGACCTGAAGGGTCTTTACGAAGTTGGGAGCGAGAGGGGCTTTGGTGATGACCAACGCGGTTTTGTTATAGTTCACCCTTAGCTGAATGGATTTCAAGCCGAGAGTGACGACCAGAAGGTTGTAAAATGCCTTCTGGGTGGCGAGGTTGGCGGGAATATCTCTCACCGTGTACTTGAAGTCGGGGGGCAGTTGGTTTGCGGGAGAAGGTGGCGTCGAATGGGTTGCTGTTGGGGTCGGCGACGAGACTCTCGAGTTAGAGGGGGAGAGCTCGGGGGTTGGGGTCTTTTCGATTATAGATGGTAAGGTTTTCGACTCACCGGATTTTTTTGCCAACGTCATGGATCTGGTGGATGTGGTTGACGCAGCAGTGGCTGGAGGCGGAGATGGGGTTTCTCTCGACTGCATCTTGGAGGTGGCTTTTTCGGGGGCTCTGCACCCTTTCGGCCGCGCGCCGAGCTTCGAGCAACGGACATGCTCGCTCTGCAC encodes:
- the LOC138141616 gene encoding uncharacterized protein, which encodes MCHDTKISFRLFLDFCGFGWSGRPASSTNGWGSLFEHLESSLQTPGDERAGTVPFSSQFQRDGSYIPSGLSGREPQPPAKTSLFTAYSLSELERACPLLEARRAAERVQSPRKSHLQDAVERNPISASSHCCVNHIHQIHDVGKKIRDFPVTDAPRTKTRLFADDTAVWTSQRNPAIAAKILQGHLDKHLENQAKPAQIPVHLNVLLRSQVPPPSPPSPTTTYYNQAIPKLQHIRYLGVTFSKNCTLHQDVKETLKKSRNRANLLYSIRGRIRGCDSKTLYHTYKSYIRPVIEYRAPIYATLYPALLHQISACERRMLRRIFRLPDRFPSDNLHQETNTIPIQSRLKELQSRFVTRTLNCNNALAIQTLSTSFKYPSRDGRRLLNRIPKIPKRKLKHPPTALLSPAYTDLPDDLQELVDSTPLTMR